The following are from one region of the Arachis duranensis cultivar V14167 chromosome 10, aradu.V14167.gnm2.J7QH, whole genome shotgun sequence genome:
- the LOC107468471 gene encoding uncharacterized protein LOC107468471, translating into MAKLMPLTLDKESFSQRALLVVQDLMISEVQIKDIILAKIEDLLQSNGKSLKEYCEMSYPPENLVSILEDRIIMKELNFDVNALASELGEYLEKLIDEQKFTYDQIIGAVSGNMGGLFFLYGQGGCGKIFLWSTISCSIRAKGGIVLNITSSGIATLLLTNRRTAHSRFKIPLTINEDSLCSIKQGSPLARLITKAKLIIWDEASMISKYCYKILDKCLRDILRCSDSYNAHLPFGGKVIIFEGDFRQILSVIRRDSRQDIIQSSINSSYLWHNCKVLKLTKNMKLSLGENNNIQELINFAEWLLNIGDDLAGDTIDGESIVRIPSDILVKNSEIALDGLIDFLYPDILSNLSVENYFKDRAILAPTLDCVTDVNNKMTAELPTYLDKKEST; encoded by the exons ATGGCGAAACTAATGCCATTAACACTGGACAAAGAATCATTCTCCCAAAGAGCTTTACTAGTGGTCCAAG ATTTGATGATATCAGAAGTCCAAATAAAAGATATTATACTTGCAaaaattgaagatttgctcCAGTCAAATGGCAAGTCTTTGAAAGAATATTGTGAAATGTCATATCCTCCAGAAAATTTGGTGTCCATCTTAGAAGACAGAATTATAATGAAAGAGTTGAACTTTGACGTTAATGCTCTTGCGAGTGAACTAGGTGAGTATTTAGAAAAGCTAATTGATGAGCAAAAATTTACATACGATCAAATAATTGGTGCTGTTAGCGGTAATATGGGTGGACTTTTCTTCTTATATGGTCAAGGTGGTTGTGGAAAAATATTCTTATGGTCAACTATATCATGCTCAATTAGGGCTAAAGGAGGTATAGTTTTAAATATTACTTCGAGTGGGATTGCTACACTTCTGTTGACTAATAGAAGAACTGCACATTCAAGGTTTAAAATTCCTTTGACCATAAATGAAGATTCTTTGTGTAGCATTAAACAGGGAAGTCCTCTTGCAAGGTTAATAACTAAGGCCAAATTAATCATATGGGATGAAGCTTCAATGATAAGTAAGTattgttataaaattttagaCAAATGCCTCAGAGACATCTTGAGGTGTTCAGATTCGTATAATGCTCATTTACCATTTGGAGGTAAAGTTATTATTTTCGAAGgagattttagacaaatttTATCTGTGATTCGCAGAGACTCAAGACAAGATATAATTCAGTCTTCTATTAATTCTTCATATTTGTGGCATAACTGTAAGGTTCTGAAACTtacaaaaaatatgaaattgtcACTGggtgaaaacaacaacatacaAGAACTCATAAATTTTGCAGAATGGCTACTCAACATCGGTGATGATTTGGCTGGTGATACAATAGATGGTGAATCGATCGTTCGTATACCATCTGACATTTTGGTTAAGAACTCTGAGATAGCTTTGGATGGCCTCATTGATTTTCTGTATCCAGATATATTATCTAATTTATCcgttgaaaattattttaaggaTAGAGCAATTCTTGCACCAACTTTGGATTGTGTCACTGATGTCAACAACAAGATGACTGCAGAGTTACCTACTTACCTGGACAAGAAAGAGTCTACTTAA